One genomic region from Methanobrevibacter arboriphilus JCM 13429 = DSM 1125 encodes:
- a CDS encoding CBS domain-containing protein: protein MLIKDIVSKDPIHVSVPGNREKALELMRKKKISGLPVTKEGTNQLVGILTRSDLIGNPDEEQIALIMSRDIITAELDDDVAETASKMIKNNIRRVPVVKNGSLIGIVTSSDIVSLAISEMNINDPIEDYMIKNVPTTWDQSPLNVSFEVMRFFNLKCVIALNNDAKMSGILTETDFINESEVVSETSVHNSSVGTEGDKWSWDSTSVLYVEKNHLKFSDKVVKDVSTVRVTTVNTKTKVSDCAKKMRIEHIEQIPVIGIEGNLVGLIRANDLLRALTD, encoded by the coding sequence TCTGTTCCTGGAAATCGTGAAAAAGCTTTGGAACTTATGAGAAAAAAGAAAATTTCTGGTTTACCTGTTACTAAAGAAGGAACTAATCAATTAGTAGGAATATTGACTAGGTCTGATCTTATTGGAAATCCTGATGAGGAACAAATAGCTCTTATAATGTCTAGAGATATTATTACTGCTGAATTGGATGATGATGTTGCTGAAACTGCTTCTAAAATGATAAAAAATAATATAAGGAGAGTTCCTGTTGTTAAAAATGGAAGTTTAATTGGAATTGTAACTTCATCTGATATAGTATCTTTAGCTATTTCAGAAATGAATATAAATGATCCTATTGAAGATTATATGATTAAAAATGTTCCAACTACTTGGGATCAGTCTCCTTTAAATGTATCATTTGAAGTTATGAGGTTTTTTAATCTTAAATGTGTTATTGCTTTAAATAATGATGCTAAAATGAGTGGGATTCTTACAGAAACAGATTTTATCAATGAAAGTGAAGTTGTATCTGAAACGAGTGTTCATAACTCTAGTGTTGGGACAGAAGGAGACAAATGGTCTTGGGATAGTACTAGTGTTCTTTATGTTGAAAAAAATCATCTTAAATTCTCTGATAAGGTTGTTAAAGATGTTTCAACTGTTAGAGTTACCACGGTCAATACTAAAACTAAAGTTTCTGACTGTGCTAAAAAAATGAGAATTGAACATATTGAGCAAATTCCAGTTATTGGCATTGAAGGGAATTTAGTTGGATTAATAAGGGCTAATGATCTTCTTAGAGCTTTAACTGATTAG